The region ATTCTTGGCGATAAAGCGGCTGACCTTGTTCGTGCCGGCCGCCGCCTGCGCGTTGCGCGGGTCGAACACGAGCAGCCCCAGGTAACCGTCCGGGTCGGCGCGGCGCGCGCACGCCAGGTTGTTCGGCACGCCCGACGTCAAGAACCAGTTGCCATGCTTGATGTTGCCGCGCAACTGCGCCACCAGCGCGCCGATCGGCGCGCACGAGGGCACGACATCCTTGATTTCCGCATTCAGGGTCTTGCCGGGAAAGGCCGTGGCCAGGTCGGCGATATCGCTGACGAAGGGCGGCGTCTCGGCCGTCAGCACGCCGCGATTCTTCATGCTGGCGGCGCGCCAGTCGTCGGCGTTCAGTTTTTTCACCGTGCGGGGCGAGCCTGTATCGACCACCCGGCCCGTCAACAAGTCGTGGTGCACGACCCAGTTTCCGTCGCCCAACAGCTGCAAATCCGTCTCGACGCCATCCCAGGTGCCGAAATACGTGTTGCGCAGGGCGCTCAGCGAGTTTTCCGGCGCATTGCCGGCGCCACGGTGGGCATGCACCTTCATGCCCAGGCAATCGGCCTGGACGGCCGTGCTGAACATGCAAAGTAGCAAGGCCAGTGCGGCCGCCTTATTTTTGGTGTGCGTGATAGCCATAATGAATTCCCTGCAAAACATGGATGCGGATCGCTTCGTTGACGGGGTAGCTGTAGCCCTGGCCGACGGCCACCACGTGCGTGATGTTGGCCAGGATGGCCTTGCCCGCGATATTCCAGCGCGTGCTGTCGGGTTCAGGCTGGCGCGTCCAGTCCAGCATTTGCCGGAACAGTTCGCTGCGCGTGACGTTGTTGTCGAGCACGGACAAGACCCCCCAGGTGCCCGCGAACGCCGTCGCCAGCACGCCCGTGGCGATCCAGGCGGAACGGCGGCTCAGCTGTCCATCGGCGCCCGCCTGCTCACCGCGGCGCATGGCCAGCAGCAATAATACGACGGTGGCGATCAAGTACAGCAATTTCGAGAAGTGGCCGATGGCGCCCAGCAGGGAAAAGAACAGGGCCACGGGCGGCACGATGGCGGCGCGCGCCGCTTCCTTGCCTTCATGGAAGAACCTGCCGCCGTTCTCGAAATCCGTGCGGCTGGCACGGTATTCCACCAGTCTTTCCGCCG is a window of Janthinobacterium sp. 1_2014MBL_MicDiv DNA encoding:
- a CDS encoding glycerophosphodiester phosphodiesterase, which codes for MAITHTKNKAAALALLLCMFSTAVQADCLGMKVHAHRGAGNAPENSLSALRNTYFGTWDGVETDLQLLGDGNWVVHHDLLTGRVVDTGSPRTVKKLNADDWRAASMKNRGVLTAETPPFVSDIADLATAFPGKTLNAEIKDVVPSCAPIGALVAQLRGNIKHGNWFLTSGVPNNLACARRADPDGYLGLLVFDPRNAQAAAGTNKVSRFIAKNARAPKLDKPWLQRVRQQIGMPVGVHVDARSLDANPTLLGDAASLDMPVFVYAVDGDSALAASLLRAQQRNHRWPSGVILDGNPETFCAMMQ